One genomic segment of Helianthus annuus cultivar XRQ/B chromosome 14, HanXRQr2.0-SUNRISE, whole genome shotgun sequence includes these proteins:
- the LOC110908986 gene encoding uncharacterized protein LOC110908986, with translation MNRRISFYLTVFTALLYHIGSVDSVVVPATNCYVLDNSSHIYDFSNWNGHLFEYDGGSTDCAIRFCKDVETRSQSGYVGFGKFEGFNYFVAGSERYNFVQEFYNGDLQHCETSHDKRGRTAQLNIICGDCPNAQCKSELGCVCNVSFESDCRIIVELAIPCEKPGSRVFEGFTVGYHPRSWEIVYNGMTQYGYEKAYKDYSFDTEQSRVSLYMTAVASLSQLVQKPTVTVSPKTGLEVTLSGSAATGSPPTTLSPTLLNIDCICQTARDDPYEVQLTIPVEGYDPIQFSLTKMCESKQNEAGTSSKGWALFGIFSCIFFVISTLFCCGGFIYKTQVQRQHGIDALPGMTILSACLETVSGGGGYMRADDFNGAYASQASWTREPVSDAGSSRKSERRYGT, from the exons ATGAACCGCAGGATCAGTTTTTACCTAACCGTGTTTACAG CTTTGCTGTATCACATAGGCAGTGTTGATTCAGTGGTGGTGCCTGCAACCAATTGCTATGTTCTTGACAACTCTAGTCACATTTATGATTTT AGTAACTGGAATGGGCATCTGTTCGAGTATGATGGAGGG AGTACTGACTGTGCGATTCGGTTCTGTAAAGATGTGGAAACGAGATCACAATCG GGATATGTTGGTTTTGGCAAATTTGAGGGCTTCAACTATTTTGTTGCCGGTTCAGAACGTTATAATTTTGTTCAA GAGTTTTACAATGGTGATCTTCAACACTGTGAAACAAGTCATGACAAAAGGGGGCGTACGGCTCAG TTAAATATCATATGTGGTGATTGCCCAAATGCACAGTGCAAAA GTGAACTTGGATGCGTTTGCAATGTTTCATTTGAGTCAGATTGCAG AATTATCGTTGAACTTGCAATTCCGTGTGAGAAACCGGGCTCGCGAGTGTTTGAAGGATTCACAGTGGGCTATCATCCACGGTCATGGGAAATT GTATACAACGGCATGACTCAATACGGTTACGAAAAGGCTTACAAGGACTACAG CTTTGATACGGAGCAGAGTCGTGTATCTCTGTATATGACTGCAGTTGCCTCTCTTTCTCAATTAGTTCAAAAACCAACTGTTACG GTTTCTCCTAAGACCGGTTTGGAGGTTACTTTGTCTGGCTCCGCGGCAACAGGGAGTCCACCGACAACTTTGTCTCCAACGTTGTTGAATATCGATTGCATAT GTCAAACGGCACGTGATGACCCGTATGAGGTTCAGCTAACTATACCAGTGGAGGGTTATGATCCCATCCAGTTTAGTCTTACAAAAATGTGCG AATCCAAGCAAAATGAAGCAGGAACATCTTCGAAAGGATGGGCTCTATTTGGAATCTTTTCTTGCAT ATTCTTTGTCATTTCAACACTGTTCTGCTGCGGTGGCTTTATTTACAAGACTCAAGTACAAAGACAG CATGGAATTGATGCACTGCCTGGCATGACCATTTTATCTGCATGTTTGGAGACT GTGAGTGGTGGGGGAGGTTACATGCGGGCGGATGATTTTAATGGTGCGTATGCAAGTCAAGCCTCATGGACCCGTGAGCCTGTTTCGGATGCAGGATCTTCAAGAAAAAGTGAGAGAAGATATGGGACCTAA